In the genome of Deinococcus deserti VCD115, one region contains:
- a CDS encoding YbbR-like domain-containing protein: protein MRGPAGPEVRWARLQRWLEPRYFTTRALHNLPQKLLAIVISVALWLVATAERRANVEQGYDVPVTVRDTTGGRGTRATSALNPATVRVTLSGRPERLRQLNAKNIEATVDVTGVPEGSFTRPVKISAPTGTSVTRQDPDKVQGFVDTQLTRTLPVTLGVATPPESSLPRYTVSPAEASVSGPGRVVGIVSKVVTSPWVIPAGTERELPLIALDAQGRPVQGLMMQPSTVTVRRLDTGEVPVKSLPITLNPPPAGLKITSSSMQPSSVRLVAAPELLSRLREVAGTVTYRPGTYTAPVTLRLPAGAQALEEVTVRLTVVAVSPPAAPPGTPQAPPVRETPTVPESPPARPTTP from the coding sequence GTGAGGGGCCCCGCAGGACCCGAGGTGCGCTGGGCCCGGCTGCAGCGTTGGCTGGAACCCCGCTACTTCACAACCCGCGCCCTGCATAACCTGCCGCAAAAACTGCTGGCCATAGTGATCTCGGTGGCGCTGTGGCTGGTGGCCACCGCAGAACGGCGGGCCAATGTCGAGCAAGGCTACGACGTGCCTGTCACCGTCCGCGATACCACTGGCGGGCGCGGCACCCGCGCGACCAGTGCCCTGAATCCTGCCACTGTCCGCGTCACGCTGTCCGGGCGGCCAGAGCGGCTGCGGCAGTTGAATGCCAAGAACATTGAGGCAACCGTTGACGTGACAGGGGTCCCTGAAGGCAGCTTCACGCGGCCGGTAAAGATCTCGGCCCCCACCGGCACCTCAGTGACCCGCCAGGACCCGGACAAGGTCCAGGGCTTCGTGGATACCCAGCTGACCCGCACCCTGCCGGTGACCCTGGGTGTGGCCACCCCCCCGGAATCCAGCCTGCCCCGCTACACCGTCTCTCCAGCAGAGGCAAGTGTGAGTGGCCCCGGCCGGGTAGTGGGGATCGTCAGTAAGGTGGTGACCAGTCCCTGGGTGATTCCTGCCGGGACTGAACGGGAACTCCCCCTGATTGCCCTGGATGCTCAGGGACGACCGGTGCAGGGTCTGATGATGCAGCCGTCTACAGTCACGGTCCGCCGCCTGGACACTGGCGAAGTACCGGTCAAAAGTCTGCCCATTACGCTCAACCCACCACCGGCAGGCCTGAAAATTACGTCGTCAAGCATGCAGCCCAGTAGTGTCCGGCTGGTCGCGGCTCCAGAGTTGCTTTCACGCCTGCGCGAAGTGGCTGGAACGGTCACCTACCGCCCCGGCACCTACACTGCGCCGGTCACCCTGCGCCTGCCCGCCGGGGCTCAGGCCCTGGAAGAGGTCACAGTGCGCCTGACCGTCGTGGCGGTCAGCCCCCCTGCCGCACCGCCCGGGACGCCACAAGCCCCACCCGTGCGCGAGACTCCCACGGTCCCGGAATCGCCCCCTGCCCGCCCCACGACGCCCTGA
- the yqeK gene encoding bis(5'-nucleosyl)-tetraphosphatase (symmetrical) YqeK yields MVRPRRFEHVLRVAELARHIALSNGADPERAYAAGILHDIARDLPDAELLRLAPPECDIDSAHPLALHGRAARTLLTRWGYHDPVVLEAVEDHTTGPRGGNDVAACVYIADVSEPGRGVNADIRELAAHDLTGALERAIVSKVTYLQGRGIQVHPRTLQAYYALPCIQQESKTSIMPKPSSELSSQSNTPESSSAQPDATPRGPAQP; encoded by the coding sequence ATGGTTCGTCCACGTCGCTTTGAACATGTCCTGCGCGTGGCAGAACTCGCGCGCCATATTGCGCTGTCTAATGGGGCAGACCCTGAACGTGCCTACGCCGCGGGCATCCTGCATGACATTGCCCGGGACCTGCCGGACGCTGAGCTGCTGCGGCTGGCCCCACCTGAGTGCGACATCGATTCGGCACATCCACTGGCGCTGCACGGGCGCGCAGCCCGCACGTTGCTGACCCGGTGGGGCTATCACGATCCGGTGGTCCTGGAAGCGGTCGAGGATCACACCACCGGGCCACGCGGCGGCAACGACGTCGCGGCGTGTGTCTATATTGCCGACGTGTCAGAACCCGGACGCGGCGTCAACGCCGATATCCGAGAGCTGGCGGCACACGACCTGACTGGCGCCCTGGAGCGGGCCATTGTGTCCAAAGTCACCTATCTGCAGGGCAGGGGCATTCAGGTGCATCCAAGGACGCTACAGGCCTATTATGCACTGCCCTGCATTCAGCAGGAGAGCAAAACCTCCATCATGCCCAAGCCGTCTTCTGAACTTTCTTCTCAATCCAACACGCCCGAATCGTCTTCCGCACAGCCGGATGCCACGCCGCGTGGTCCGGCCCAACCGTGA
- a CDS encoding LCP family protein has translation MSRRATPTSSRSPSLALLRAAQAFGLSVAAMTLGGLALVSGAGGTVTNGPSRAAPEFTVLLAGRDIVYCYYRQPCKDQNQRTGLTQPPNTDTLMLVKVNGTQVKVLSIPRDTNVGPYDPSRGKGQQKVNMQYYLHGPEGLLRAAETITGERVDSYVIVRTDYVERVINALGGLDVTVPEGGIEWVDQAAGVDLKLSPGEHHLDGKTGVLFLRVRKGFGDDYGRMDHQKQALTQLAARLRSPQGLAALPTILGGIGDGVETNLDPGLLATLQPYLGQMKLSFATLPTEPIPGTFNLAVDRERLSKLWGDTPVQTSTPRQAPDVTLKVVDASGATLGPALARALQALGYEKVEVESAPASREPSQVFTTDAVDEANLLADALQLPRLQGERFPVRSGQVGILLGMDARQSLAALGKLAASPSASGAQITPEAPPQTTPSQISPAQLPTAPSDAPSQTLETP, from the coding sequence GTGAGCCGGAGGGCTACGCCCACATCATCCCGATCCCCCTCACTGGCGCTGCTGCGCGCCGCACAGGCTTTCGGGCTGAGTGTCGCCGCCATGACCTTGGGGGGGCTGGCGCTGGTCAGTGGTGCGGGCGGCACGGTCACAAACGGTCCAAGTCGCGCTGCGCCGGAGTTCACGGTACTTCTTGCCGGACGTGACATCGTGTACTGCTATTACCGCCAGCCGTGCAAGGATCAGAACCAGCGCACTGGTCTCACTCAGCCGCCCAACACCGATACCCTGATGCTGGTCAAGGTCAACGGCACCCAGGTCAAGGTGCTGAGCATTCCCCGCGACACCAATGTGGGCCCCTACGATCCCTCACGCGGCAAAGGGCAGCAGAAGGTCAATATGCAGTATTACCTGCATGGTCCCGAAGGCCTCCTGCGCGCCGCCGAGACCATCACCGGGGAGCGGGTGGACTCTTACGTGATTGTTCGCACCGACTATGTCGAGCGAGTGATCAACGCGCTGGGTGGCCTGGATGTAACGGTGCCGGAAGGAGGCATCGAGTGGGTGGATCAGGCGGCTGGCGTAGATCTCAAGCTTTCTCCTGGCGAGCATCACCTGGACGGAAAGACCGGGGTACTGTTCCTGCGGGTCCGTAAGGGCTTCGGGGACGATTACGGCCGTATGGACCATCAGAAGCAGGCGTTGACCCAACTGGCGGCCCGGCTCCGCTCTCCCCAGGGACTTGCAGCCCTGCCGACCATCCTGGGCGGGATCGGGGACGGCGTTGAAACCAATCTGGACCCAGGCCTCCTGGCCACCTTGCAGCCCTACCTGGGGCAGATGAAGCTCTCGTTTGCCACGCTGCCCACCGAACCGATTCCTGGTACTTTCAACCTGGCCGTCGACCGTGAGCGGCTTTCGAAACTGTGGGGAGACACCCCCGTTCAGACCAGCACTCCCCGTCAGGCGCCCGACGTTACTCTTAAGGTGGTGGACGCCAGCGGAGCGACTCTGGGGCCGGCACTGGCCCGCGCCCTGCAGGCGCTGGGATACGAGAAGGTCGAAGTGGAATCTGCGCCAGCCAGCCGGGAGCCCAGCCAGGTGTTTACGACAGACGCCGTGGATGAAGCGAACCTCCTCGCCGACGCGCTGCAACTGCCAAGGCTGCAAGGTGAACGTTTTCCCGTTCGAAGTGGACAGGTGGGTATTCTGCTGGGCATGGACGCGCGCCAGTCTCTGGCAGCCTTAGGCAAACTGGCTGCTTCTCCCTCAGCGTCCGGGGCCCAGATCACGCCCGAAGCACCGCCCCAGACCACTCCTTCCCAGATCTCACCGGCACAGTTGCCGACAGCCCCCTCAGACGCCCCCTCTCAGACCCTGGAGACACCATGA
- the rsfS gene encoding ribosome silencing factor, whose amino-acid sequence MTDQTIQQQLRAIVDAARERRAEDVTVLDLTDVSSTLEYFVICTASAGLQLNAVQENIREKAQATGLPRPSVEGPSERWLLLAFGGGIVVHIMTKDAREYYDLEGLWSDARTLDFPEELTS is encoded by the coding sequence ATGACCGATCAGACCATTCAGCAACAGTTGCGCGCCATCGTGGACGCCGCCCGTGAACGCCGCGCCGAGGACGTGACGGTGCTAGACCTGACCGACGTCAGCAGCACGCTGGAATACTTCGTGATCTGCACCGCCAGCGCCGGTCTGCAGCTCAACGCCGTGCAGGAAAATATCCGGGAAAAAGCCCAGGCCACTGGTCTGCCCCGTCCCAGTGTGGAAGGACCCAGCGAACGCTGGCTGCTGCTGGCATTCGGCGGTGGCATCGTGGTGCACATCATGACCAAGGACGCGCGCGAATACTACGACCTGGAAGGGCTGTGGAGCGACGCCAGGACGCTGGATTTCCCTGAAGAACTGACCAGCTGA